One window of the Montipora foliosa isolate CH-2021 chromosome 4, ASM3666993v2, whole genome shotgun sequence genome contains the following:
- the LOC138000226 gene encoding uncharacterized protein — translation MRPTFLLSLLSFCGCLLLGLINSLPHCGPNVFYVTWPNGTFKRCLHCSLCHPGWGLYPNCGEQITYPPTDIHCKKCVHGKTFSEAYDYSGCKSCHICAENEIVTKNCTRYSDTVCNGNCIRGYFYRSLTRDCKKCSYCCNDGKDEEQQECIAQGLKAAHRYCAPRPDKRCGPAPTSLATTTITKSSAKQLNARPKDQKQVTIALILSCVGIGILLVGFVFGGIHIQRRRIKRRNERLTNAENGAVNMPTNEDSQRMKDQYAGQKMVRVPRLEGVKQNEGFESSNSTPQGSCKATPTHTDDEFDESLVVNVKTHKRLWKRQNSKEEKKEKNVNDSKTESLFGSAQDNNALSSTSESCDGQPGRKGAEGRHERKRSRSGSIQEAIARTLSKEQAYQVLPDEDPDQPQGESCPSLTIVEHPNTQKQAEGSRVELKCIVKGGTKVTYQWFKDGEELPEEKSSSLILHPLKVQNFGFYKCEVRSCDAGQHNSSFIASNVAELDVAPSAGREYRLLKDVFDRSINTKQKVENQLCQEVNRCKAWEQVAFKYKMDLDSLKISENPGEEVIACLKTSNPSLTVYHFCKTLKEENIRRLDIVEVLSAYLFF, via the exons GGTTTGATTAACAGCCTTCCACATTGTGGGCCGAATGTTTTTTATGTCACCTGGCCAAATGGTACCTTTAAAAGATGCTTACATTGTTCACTGTGCCACCCTGGTTGGGGATTGTACCCAAATTGTGGAGAACAAATAACATATCCACCGACTGACATTCACTGCAAAAAATGTGTCCATGGAAAGACATTTTCAGAGGCGTATGATTACAGCGGGTGCAAATCATGTCATATCTGTGCAGAGAATGAAATAGTCACCAAGAATTGCACCCGTTACTCTGACACAGTTTGCAATGGGAATTGTATCCGAGGTTATTTCTACCGCAGTTTAACTCGTGACTGCAAAAAGTGTTCTTACTGTTGTAACGATGGCAAGGATGAAGAACAGCAGGAATGCATCGCCCAGGGATTAAAAGCTGCTCATCGATATTGTGCTCCAAGACCAGATAAAAGATGTGGACCAGCTCCAACATCACTGGCTACAACAACAATTACCAAGAGTTCAGCCAAACAACTTAATGCACGTCCCAAAGACCAAAAGCAAGTTACAATTGCCTTGATATTGTCATGTGTTGGAATTGGCATACTTCTTGTAGGTTTTGTATTTGGTGGAATACACATTCAGCGAAGAAGAATCAAACGAAGGAATGAGAGATTAACTAATGCAGAAAATGGTGCTGTAAACATGCCAACAAATGAAGACAGCCAAA GAATGAAGGATCAATATGCGGGACAAAAGATGGTACGTGTGCCAAGATTAGAAGGAGTAAAACAAAATGAAGGTTTTGAGTCCAGCAATTCCACACCACAAGGATCCTGCAAGGCTACACCTACTCACACTGATGATGAATTTGACGAATCTCTGGTTGTAAACGTTAAAACCCACAAGCGTCTATGGAAGCGACAGAACAGCAAGGAggagaaaaaagagaagaacg TAAATGACAGTAAGACAGAGAGCCTTTTCGGTTCTGCACAGGACAACAATGCTCTGTCTTCAACTTCTGAAAGCTGTGATGGACAGCCAGGCAGAAAAG GAGCAGAGGGTAGACATGAGAGAAAACGTTCCAGAAGTGGCTCAATACAAGAGGCAATTGCCCGCACATTGTCTAAGGAGCAAGCATACCAGGTTTTGCCAGATGAg GATCCAGATCAACCACAAG GTGAATCATGCCCTTCATTAACCATTGTGGAACATCCAAACACACAAAAGCAGGCAGAAGGTTCTCGAGTGGAATTGAAGTGCATAGTAAAGGGAGGGACTAAGGTGACTTATCAATGGTTTAAAGATGGAGAAGAATTACCAGAAGAAAAGAGCTCTAGCCTTATCCTTCATCCACTCAAGGTGCAAAACTTTGGCTTCTATAAATGTGAAGTGAGAAGCTGTGATGCAGGCCAACATAATTCATCTTTTATTGCATCGAATGTAGCAGAACTTGATGTTGCACCATCTGCTGGAAGGG AATACAGACTGCTAAAGGACGTTTTTGACCGATCAATAAATACAAAACAGAAAGTTGAAAATCAACTTTGTCAGGAGGTCAACAGGTGCAAAGCGTGGGAACAGGTTGCTTTCAAATACAAGATGGACCTTGATTCTCTTAAGATAAGCGAGAACCCAGGAGAGGAAGTTATTGCCTGCCTTAAGACAAGCAACCCGAGTTTGACTGTGTACCACTTTTGCAAGACGCTCAAGGAAGAAAATATTAGACGCCTTGATATAGTTGAGGTATTGTCGGCTTATCTTTTTTTCTAG